From Camelus dromedarius isolate mCamDro1 chromosome 12, mCamDro1.pat, whole genome shotgun sequence, the proteins below share one genomic window:
- the LOC105088599 gene encoding tripartite motif-containing protein 77, which yields MSTKSFFCEVTKDALCLPCCQSKAHVTHGHCSIEWMAEEYRQKLLKQMRSVWEKTQENKRNLNRETSKVRMWEGYVTLWRKMIFAEYWKMCPLGDHEETRYLERIEEESKEIFQQLKESQHNMDVKGQLLRGIYEELKELCRRPDMDLLQGFETVLEKSESAQLHMPQPLVPEFGSCPRPGLINWLDQFQVYVALDNETVTCQVPLFEDLRRLLSDRPDVANNPTRSKYFLAWGAESFTSGQHYWEVDVADCANWAIGFCNDSWTRKNDMVVDSEGIFLLFCIKENNQCHLFTSSPLLPQYVKRPLGHVGVFLDYEGGVVSFVNVARSSLICSFLSCSFSSPLKPFLCSGHP from the exons ATGAGTACGAAGAGCTTCTTCTGTGAGGTGACCAAGGATGCGCTGTGCTTACCCTGCTGCCAGTCGAAGGCGCACGTGACTCATGGGCACTGCTCCATTGAGTGGATGGCTGAGGAATACCGG CAAAAACTTCTGAAGCAGATGCGGTCTGTGTGGGAAaagacacaagaaaataaaagaaatctaaacagAGAAACTAGCAAAGTCAGGATGTGGGAG GGTTATGTGACTCTGTGGAGGAAGATGATCTTTGCTGAATATTGGAAGATGTGCCCCTTGGGCGACCACGAAGAGACACGTTATTTAGAGAGAATAGAGGAGGAAAGCAAGGAGATTTTTCAACAACTTAAGGAAAGTCAACACAATATGGATGTGAAGGGGCAACTCTTAAGAGGGATATACGAGGAGCTGAAGGAATTGTGCCGCAGACCAGACATGGACCTGCTCCAG GGTTTTGAAACCGTGTTGGAAAA GAGTGAGTCAGCGCAGCTGCACATGCCCCAGCCTCTAGTCCCAGAGTTCGGTTCATGTCCCAGGCCCGGACTGATAAACTGGCTCGACCAATTCCAAG TGTATGTTGCCTTGGATAATGAAACAGTCACTTGTCAAGTCCCTCTGTTTGAAGATCTGAGACGTCTGCTGTCTGATCGTCCTGATGTCGCCAACAATCCAACAAGATCTAAATATTTTCTTGCGTGGGGAGCTGAGTCATTCACTTCCGGTCAACACTACTGGGAAGTGGATGTGGCAGACTGTGCTAACTGGGCGATTGGATTTTGTAATGATTCTTGGACAAGGAAGAATGACATGGTGGTTGACTCGGAaggaatttttctccttttttgtatcAAAGAGAACAATCAGTGCCATCTCTTTACCTCCTCCCCACTATTACCTCAATATGTCAAAAGGCCTCTCGGCCATGTGGGGGTGTTCCTGGATTATGAAGGTGGTGTAGTGAGCTTTGTCAATGTGGCCAGGAGTTCCCTCATTTGTAGTTTTCTCTCATGCTCCTTCTCGTCTCCTCTCAAGCCTTTTCTTTGCTCTGGACACCCATGA